A single genomic interval of Spirosoma taeanense harbors:
- the ileS gene encoding isoleucine--tRNA ligase, with product MSGVTYQQYESLDYAKIAAEVLTYWNQNQVFEQSVAIREGKPSFTFYEGPPSANGTPGIHHVMARTIKDIFCRYKTLRGFQVERKGGWDTHGLPIELQVEKELGITKDDIGKSISVEEYNRRCRETVMRFTDQWNSLTEQMGYWVDLDNPYVTYKNEYIESVWHLLKQLYSKGLLYKGYTIQPFSPKAGTGLSSHELNMPGTYKDVRDTTVVAQFRVKLTGKSGYLFDAADSDDVFILAWTTTPWTLPANSALTVGKDIDYVLIKTFNPYTFLPINVVLAKALVGRWFSEKGRQDDVNSPAFDAYLPTDKVVPWAVIDIPGFRGEHLVDIEYEQLLPYVQPVQPAFKVILGDFVTTEDGTGVVHTSPTFGADDFRVAQAAGIPAIMVKDETGKNVPIVDRQGRFVAEITDFAGRYVKEEYYSDEERADPEFKPTDVLIAIKLKEENKAFRVEKYEHPYPHCWRTDKPLLYYPLDSWFIRTTAVKERLVELNKTINWQPESTGTGRFGNWLENLVDWNLSRSRYWGTPLPIWRSETGEEICVGSVAELIEYCSRANAQMGEWVAQGKAEFQSYIDKNAAFLSAHKDGTYDLHRPYSDEIYFVSESGNLMQREPDLIDVWFDSGAMPYAQWHYPFENQETFQQAFPADFISEGVDQTRGWFFTLHAIAVMLFDSVAFRNVVSTGLVLDKNGNKMSKRLGNAVDPFATLSQYGPDATRWYMITNAEPWDNLKFNVDGIGEVQRRFFGTLFNTYNFFALYANLDGYQINQFDRVPREQLPELDRWILSKLNTLIRDVTEQYEGYNPTKAGRLIQDFVTDQLSNWYVRLSRRRFWAGASNAGDLSLDKRAAYETLQHCLVAVSQLMSPIAPFFSDWLYRSMTEGVREESRENDTPFRHDSVHLTDWHPVEEAWIDEELERSMELAQQVSSLVHSLRKGHKLKVRQPLSRVLIPVLSADTRRQLEHVAPLIMSEVNVKAVEFVDDASGILKKKVKPNFKSLGPKFGKQMKDVAAAITAMTDEQLKSLEQVGTLQLGEYSLSLTDLEILTEDIPGWLVASEGGLTVALDVNVTDELRREGIARDFVNRIQNLRKDRNFDVTDKIQIELERNDATLAEAIEANKPYIQQEVQAVSLDLVTDPNGSATEIEMDEFRLRVKVEVV from the coding sequence ATGTCAGGCGTGACTTATCAGCAATATGAATCCCTCGATTACGCAAAGATTGCGGCCGAGGTCTTGACTTACTGGAACCAGAATCAGGTATTCGAGCAGTCCGTTGCTATTCGCGAGGGAAAGCCGTCGTTTACGTTTTATGAAGGACCTCCTTCGGCTAACGGCACGCCCGGTATTCACCACGTCATGGCCCGGACGATCAAGGATATTTTCTGCCGTTACAAAACCTTACGGGGCTTTCAGGTTGAACGTAAAGGCGGCTGGGATACGCACGGCCTGCCGATCGAACTACAGGTCGAGAAAGAGCTTGGCATCACAAAAGACGACATCGGCAAGTCGATCAGCGTTGAGGAATATAATCGCCGGTGCCGCGAAACGGTTATGCGTTTCACCGACCAGTGGAACAGCCTGACTGAGCAGATGGGCTATTGGGTTGATCTTGATAATCCCTACGTTACCTACAAAAACGAATATATTGAGTCGGTCTGGCATCTACTGAAGCAGCTGTATAGCAAAGGATTGCTTTATAAAGGCTACACCATTCAGCCGTTCTCGCCGAAAGCCGGAACGGGCCTGAGCTCACACGAGCTGAACATGCCCGGTACGTATAAGGACGTTCGCGATACAACCGTTGTGGCCCAGTTCCGGGTGAAGCTGACGGGTAAGTCGGGCTATCTATTCGATGCCGCCGATTCCGACGACGTGTTTATCCTCGCCTGGACGACAACGCCCTGGACGCTGCCGGCTAACTCAGCGTTGACCGTCGGAAAGGATATTGACTACGTTTTAATCAAGACATTCAACCCCTATACGTTCCTGCCTATCAATGTGGTGCTGGCGAAGGCGCTGGTAGGTCGGTGGTTCAGCGAAAAAGGCCGTCAGGATGACGTAAACAGCCCGGCTTTTGACGCCTACCTGCCTACTGATAAGGTTGTTCCCTGGGCGGTTATCGACATCCCCGGCTTTAGGGGCGAACATCTGGTCGACATTGAATATGAGCAGTTGCTGCCGTACGTACAGCCCGTTCAGCCCGCCTTCAAAGTCATCCTGGGCGACTTCGTAACGACCGAAGACGGTACGGGGGTTGTGCACACCTCGCCAACCTTTGGGGCCGACGACTTCCGGGTGGCGCAGGCGGCTGGTATTCCGGCGATCATGGTGAAAGACGAAACGGGCAAAAACGTCCCAATCGTTGATCGGCAGGGCCGGTTCGTGGCCGAAATTACGGACTTCGCCGGGCGTTACGTTAAGGAAGAATATTATTCCGACGAGGAGCGTGCCGATCCGGAGTTCAAACCAACCGACGTGCTGATCGCCATTAAGCTGAAAGAAGAGAACAAGGCGTTCCGGGTCGAAAAATACGAACACCCGTACCCGCACTGCTGGCGCACCGACAAGCCGCTGCTGTATTACCCGCTCGATAGCTGGTTTATCCGGACGACGGCCGTTAAGGAGCGTCTGGTTGAACTGAACAAGACCATCAACTGGCAGCCCGAGAGCACCGGCACCGGGCGCTTTGGCAACTGGCTCGAAAACCTGGTAGACTGGAACCTGAGCCGGAGTCGTTACTGGGGAACGCCCCTGCCTATCTGGCGGAGCGAAACGGGCGAGGAAATATGCGTAGGCTCGGTGGCCGAACTGATTGAATATTGCTCACGGGCGAATGCGCAAATGGGCGAATGGGTGGCTCAGGGTAAAGCTGAGTTCCAGTCGTATATCGACAAAAACGCGGCCTTCCTTTCGGCGCATAAAGACGGTACGTATGACCTGCACCGGCCATATTCCGACGAAATCTATTTCGTTTCGGAATCGGGTAACCTGATGCAGCGCGAGCCTGATCTGATCGACGTCTGGTTCGACAGCGGAGCTATGCCGTATGCGCAGTGGCATTACCCGTTTGAAAATCAGGAGACGTTCCAGCAGGCGTTCCCGGCCGATTTTATCTCCGAGGGCGTTGATCAGACGCGCGGTTGGTTCTTTACGCTCCACGCCATTGCGGTTATGCTGTTCGACTCAGTGGCGTTCAGGAACGTCGTTTCGACGGGGCTGGTGCTGGATAAGAACGGCAATAAAATGTCGAAACGGCTGGGTAACGCCGTCGATCCGTTTGCAACGCTGAGCCAGTACGGTCCCGATGCGACACGCTGGTACATGATTACCAACGCTGAGCCCTGGGATAACCTCAAATTCAATGTCGACGGTATTGGTGAGGTGCAACGGCGGTTCTTCGGAACCCTGTTCAATACGTATAACTTCTTTGCTCTGTACGCCAACCTGGACGGCTACCAGATCAATCAGTTTGACCGGGTGCCCCGTGAGCAACTGCCAGAGCTTGACCGCTGGATTCTGTCGAAGCTCAATACACTGATCCGCGACGTAACGGAGCAGTACGAAGGGTATAACCCAACGAAGGCCGGCCGACTGATTCAGGACTTCGTGACCGACCAGCTTTCGAACTGGTACGTTCGGCTTTCGCGCCGGCGGTTCTGGGCGGGCGCGTCGAATGCGGGCGATCTGTCGCTCGACAAGCGGGCGGCTTACGAAACGCTGCAGCACTGCCTGGTCGCGGTCTCGCAGCTGATGTCGCCCATTGCGCCGTTCTTCAGCGACTGGCTGTATCGCAGTATGACGGAGGGCGTCCGGGAAGAGTCTCGGGAAAACGACACGCCGTTCAGGCACGATTCGGTGCACCTGACTGACTGGCATCCCGTTGAAGAAGCCTGGATTGATGAGGAACTGGAGCGGTCGATGGAACTGGCTCAGCAGGTGTCGTCGCTGGTTCACTCGCTACGTAAGGGTCATAAACTCAAAGTTCGCCAGCCGTTGAGCCGCGTGCTGATTCCGGTGCTCAGCGCCGATACGCGTCGGCAGCTCGAACACGTTGCTCCGCTGATTATGTCGGAGGTGAATGTAAAAGCCGTCGAGTTTGTAGACGACGCATCGGGCATCCTGAAAAAGAAGGTGAAGCCCAATTTCAAGTCGCTGGGTCCGAAGTTTGGTAAGCAGATGAAAGACGTGGCGGCTGCGATTACGGCCATGACGGATGAGCAACTGAAGTCGCTGGAGCAGGTGGGCACGCTGCAGCTTGGCGAGTACAGCCTGAGCCTGACGGACCTCGAAATTCTGACCGAGGACATTCCCGGCTGGCTCGTTGCCAGTGAGGGTGGCCTGACCGTTGCGCTAGACGTAAACGTAACCGACGAACTGCGCCGGGAGGGTATCGCCCGCGATTTTGTGAACCGGATTCAGAACCTGCGTAAAGACCGGAACTTCGACGTAACGGATAAGATTCAGATCGAACTCGAACGGAACGACGCTACTCTGGCGGAGGCTATTGAGGCCAATAAGCCGTATATTCAGCAGGAGGTTCAGGCCGTTTCGCTGGATCTGGTGACGGATCCGAATGGCTCGGCGACCGAAATCGAGATGGACGAGTTCAGGCTGCGGGTGAAAGTCGAAGTCGTGTAG
- a CDS encoding metallophosphoesterase, whose translation MKQLSGLFACLSILIPFFTAAQTPRIVRGPYLQVITPTSVIIRWRTDQLTVGRLWYGASTKQLTNTLSEKQPALDHSLTLTGLQAATRYAYAVGYDNTQLGSGADYYVQTAPASGAASPFRMWVLGDFGYGNSDNQLNVYRAIRNATADRPADLWLWLGDNAYCCGKEDQFQTSVFDTYAPTFRNTPSLATPGNHDYADNNRVFDIAYYNLFSFPQQGEAGGVASGSKAYYSADYGNVHLVSLDSYGLEAGQFRLYDTTGTQVQWLKRDLAANKLPWTVVFFHHPPYSKGSHDSDTEEQMRLLRQNLTPILERYGVDLVLSGHSHVYERFYRMKGHTGLANTFDPAKHTAELTTARYDGSPNSCPILSKGAGTVYVVNGSGGALGGKAADYPHPATIYGNTTVGGSMLIDVNDNRLDAQLILADGSVPDRFTILKNVNKTTTLTAEYADTIQLKASWPGEYRWPDGQSSRTIPYAASKAGTFPLTVQDKRQCLTDQFMVTVLPEPKVTASVPGPVCAGSLIDVRATVNNTARSAEWSYDVLLSDATGNFDHERLIGSGSLQTLRATLPAALPKGDGYRLRVRPRNRPYVQSIASNSFVVKTLPTATLSGSTTVLQGQPVSLTLSFTSDGPWQGSLSTGTMFNTSVNPFTISVLPAQSTVYSLSGIRNECGQGTASGDATVTVVLPTETEEFAGGQLRIYPNPAQDIVHIDLTGFQSGKAELTLRDEQGRLMFKKQITASSFTHEVVPMPVSAGYYLLTVQIGKYSLTRKVIRQ comes from the coding sequence ATGAAACAGCTCTCTGGTTTGTTTGCCTGTTTAAGTATATTAATTCCTTTTTTCACGGCTGCCCAAACGCCCCGAATTGTACGAGGGCCCTATCTACAGGTTATTACGCCCACATCAGTCATTATCCGGTGGCGTACCGATCAGTTAACGGTAGGCCGGCTCTGGTACGGGGCGTCTACAAAACAGCTGACGAATACCCTAAGCGAAAAACAGCCGGCTCTTGACCACAGCCTGACACTGACTGGCTTACAGGCTGCCACCCGGTATGCTTATGCGGTTGGTTACGATAACACGCAGCTGGGGTCAGGCGCTGACTATTACGTGCAGACGGCTCCCGCTTCAGGCGCTGCCAGTCCGTTTCGGATGTGGGTCCTGGGCGATTTTGGCTATGGAAATAGCGATAATCAACTGAACGTTTACCGGGCTATCCGCAACGCAACCGCCGATCGCCCGGCCGATCTATGGCTCTGGCTGGGCGATAATGCGTACTGCTGCGGAAAGGAAGATCAGTTTCAGACGTCTGTGTTTGATACCTATGCGCCAACATTCCGAAATACGCCTTCATTGGCTACGCCCGGTAATCACGATTACGCCGATAATAACCGGGTATTCGATATCGCCTATTACAATCTGTTTTCATTTCCTCAACAGGGTGAAGCCGGTGGCGTAGCCTCGGGTTCTAAAGCCTACTATTCAGCGGATTATGGCAATGTGCATCTGGTTTCGTTGGATTCGTATGGCCTTGAGGCCGGCCAGTTCCGGTTGTATGATACCACCGGAACGCAGGTGCAATGGCTCAAACGGGATCTGGCTGCTAACAAACTGCCCTGGACGGTCGTCTTTTTTCACCACCCGCCTTATAGCAAAGGGTCGCACGATTCCGATACGGAAGAGCAGATGCGGCTACTCCGCCAGAATCTGACGCCAATTCTTGAACGCTATGGGGTTGACCTGGTTTTGAGCGGTCATAGCCACGTCTATGAGCGGTTTTATCGTATGAAAGGGCACACAGGTTTAGCCAACACCTTCGATCCCGCGAAACATACAGCCGAACTTACGACCGCCCGGTACGACGGTTCGCCGAATTCCTGCCCTATCCTGTCAAAAGGCGCCGGGACGGTTTACGTCGTGAATGGCTCAGGCGGAGCGCTGGGCGGAAAGGCGGCTGATTATCCGCACCCGGCAACAATCTATGGGAATACAACCGTTGGTGGGTCGATGCTGATTGATGTGAACGATAACCGGCTGGACGCACAACTGATTCTGGCCGATGGCTCGGTTCCGGACCGGTTTACCATTCTAAAAAACGTTAATAAAACAACAACGCTTACGGCCGAATATGCAGACACCATTCAACTGAAAGCATCCTGGCCCGGCGAATACCGTTGGCCGGACGGGCAAAGCAGTCGCACTATTCCGTATGCTGCCAGTAAAGCAGGGACATTCCCCCTTACCGTTCAGGATAAGCGCCAATGCCTGACGGATCAGTTTATGGTGACTGTGCTACCCGAACCAAAAGTAACGGCCAGCGTCCCCGGCCCTGTTTGCGCAGGAAGCCTAATTGACGTGCGGGCTACGGTCAATAATACGGCCCGGTCTGCTGAATGGTCATACGATGTGCTACTGTCAGATGCTACTGGAAATTTTGACCACGAACGGCTGATCGGTTCCGGATCTCTACAGACGCTTCGGGCTACCCTTCCAGCCGCATTACCTAAAGGAGACGGGTATCGGTTACGGGTTCGGCCCCGCAATCGACCCTATGTACAAAGTATAGCGAGCAATAGCTTCGTGGTGAAGACTTTGCCAACGGCAACGCTGTCTGGCTCAACGACCGTACTGCAGGGTCAGCCGGTTTCTCTGACGCTGAGCTTCACCAGCGATGGCCCCTGGCAGGGCAGTCTGTCGACCGGAACGATGTTCAATACCAGCGTAAACCCATTCACGATTTCGGTTCTTCCCGCCCAAAGCACTGTATACAGCCTTAGCGGGATCAGGAATGAGTGCGGACAGGGAACGGCTTCCGGAGATGCTACCGTCACGGTTGTATTGCCAACAGAAACAGAAGAGTTTGCCGGTGGGCAGTTGCGCATCTATCCGAATCCGGCTCAGGATATTGTGCATATTGATCTGACCGGCTTCCAATCCGGAAAGGCAGAGCTAACGTTACGCGACGAGCAGGGAAGGCTGATGTTTAAAAAACAAATAACGGCATCCTCATTTACCCACGAAGTCGTACCTATGCCCGTTAGCGCAGGCTATTACCTGCTGACGGTGCAGATAGGCAAGTATTCGCTAACTCGAAAAGTGATCCGGCAATGA
- a CDS encoding 1,4-dihydroxy-2-naphthoate polyprenyltransferase: MKSWIAAARPRTLPLSLASIILGSFLALANQHFEWQIALLAALTTIFLQILSNFANDYGDAVSGKDTELRVGPRRAVATGDITKEAMLRGIVLTSILSLVSGVGLLFLSFRERADAGTNAQPAGASLFWIFLILGLLCIAAAIGYTNGKRPYGYAGFGDIAVLIFFGWVGVLGTYFLHTRSFSPILLLPATSVGLFATGVLNVNNIRDIETDTLTGKRSIPARLGLPLAIRYHWGLLLTGMVCALAYSLLTDAPLTHYLYVLAFPLFVLNGRAVATHKRPAELNARLGQLALSTLLFVVLFGLGQLL, encoded by the coding sequence ATGAAATCGTGGATTGCTGCGGCCCGGCCGCGCACCTTGCCGCTGTCCTTGGCCAGCATTATTCTGGGCAGTTTTCTGGCGCTGGCTAACCAGCATTTTGAGTGGCAGATTGCCCTGCTGGCGGCTCTGACAACCATTTTCCTGCAGATCCTCTCCAACTTTGCCAATGATTACGGTGATGCGGTGTCCGGTAAAGACACCGAGTTGCGCGTTGGGCCGCGCCGGGCTGTAGCCACCGGCGACATCACGAAAGAAGCCATGCTGCGGGGTATTGTTCTGACCTCGATCCTATCGCTGGTGTCAGGCGTCGGGCTGCTGTTTCTTTCCTTTCGGGAGCGGGCAGACGCCGGAACGAACGCCCAACCGGCGGGGGCTTCTCTGTTCTGGATTTTTCTGATTCTTGGGTTACTCTGCATTGCGGCTGCCATCGGGTACACAAACGGAAAGCGGCCCTACGGTTATGCCGGTTTTGGCGACATTGCTGTCCTGATCTTTTTCGGCTGGGTTGGCGTGCTGGGGACTTATTTTCTGCATACGCGCTCGTTTAGCCCAATCCTGCTCCTACCCGCTACGAGCGTTGGCCTGTTTGCAACCGGCGTTCTGAACGTGAACAATATCCGCGATATTGAAACCGATACGCTGACGGGAAAACGTTCCATTCCGGCGCGGTTGGGTCTCCCACTGGCTATCCGGTACCACTGGGGCTTACTGTTAACCGGCATGGTCTGCGCCCTGGCTTACTCCCTGCTCACCGACGCGCCCCTGACTCACTACCTGTATGTGCTGGCGTTCCCGCTGTTTGTGCTGAACGGCCGGGCGGTTGCTACTCATAAACGGCCCGCCGAACTCAACGCCCGACTGGGACAGCTCGCCCTCTCGACCCTGCTGTTTGTCGTGCTGTTCGGGCTGGGGCAGTTGCTGTGA
- a CDS encoding glutathione peroxidase, with translation MKKHVPLILTAAGLIVISSGFMFKDIVKGIFSNKNEVAIAPVGHAAPTKSLYDFTVKTLDGKSVALSGFKGKKVVVLNTASKCGFTPQYADWEKFYKEHGEKIVVLGFPSGNFANQELDSNEEIASFCQKNYGVSFPMFEKVDVKGDGQAPLYKWLTTKELNGWNDKVPTWNFCKYVVNEKGELTHFFGSKVKPDDEEFKKAVGI, from the coding sequence ATGAAAAAACATGTTCCGCTTATCCTGACCGCTGCCGGGCTAATTGTAATCTCATCTGGTTTTATGTTTAAAGACATTGTAAAAGGTATTTTCAGCAACAAGAATGAGGTGGCTATAGCGCCTGTTGGGCACGCTGCTCCCACAAAATCATTATACGATTTTACGGTTAAGACCCTTGACGGCAAATCGGTTGCGCTGAGCGGCTTCAAGGGGAAAAAAGTGGTGGTGCTGAACACAGCCTCCAAATGCGGCTTTACGCCCCAGTATGCTGACTGGGAAAAATTCTATAAGGAACATGGCGAGAAGATTGTTGTGCTGGGGTTCCCATCCGGCAACTTCGCCAATCAGGAACTGGACAGCAACGAAGAGATTGCTTCATTCTGCCAGAAGAATTACGGCGTCTCGTTCCCCATGTTTGAGAAAGTTGACGTAAAGGGCGACGGCCAGGCCCCGCTCTACAAATGGCTGACAACCAAAGAACTGAACGGCTGGAACGACAAAGTACCCACCTGGAATTTCTGCAAGTATGTTGTAAATGAAAAAGGTGAACTAACGCACTTCTTCGGGTCGAAGGTAAAGCCCGATGACGAAGAGTTTAAGAAAGCGGTAGGCATTTAA
- the argS gene encoding arginine--tRNA ligase has translation MDIQEELKQAIQNAIADVYQSAVDTNGVGEVLLQPTKKEFEGLYTFVTFPLTKTLRQSPAQIGQSIGSWLVEHSPVVSGFNVVQGFLNISIANSAWVQVLNDIAMDSQFGSLPQKGQSVMVEFSSPNTNKPLHLGHLRNNFLGDSVSRILAANGYDVVKTCIVNDRGVHICKSMLAYQMFGNGETPESAGMKGDHLIGKYYVLFDKAYKAQVEEMVAGGTPKEDAEKQAPLMQEVQQMLRLWEQGDPDTVALWSQLNSWVYKGFDETYRNIGVSFDKTYYESNTYLLGKEIVEEGLQKGVFYRKEDQSVWIDLTEEGLDQKLVLRSDGTSVYMTQDLGTTDLKFQDFRNDRQIWVVGNEQDYHFNVLFAILRRLGRPYASQLFHLSYGMVDLPTGKMKSREGTVVDADDLIQETTEAASTAADEAAKGKLDEFSSTEKTELFRMLGLGALKYYLLKVDPQKRMQFNPAESVDLHGHTGPYIQYVHARIQSVLRKAAETGIQFAVPVEASELDELEQQLVFLLSQYPQRVADAGEHYSPSYIAQYAYDLAKTFNQFYDRLSILKETDPVKLNTRLILSKAVAETIRKAMELLGIQVPEKM, from the coding sequence ATGGATATTCAGGAAGAATTAAAACAGGCGATACAAAACGCCATTGCTGATGTGTACCAGTCGGCAGTCGATACGAACGGCGTAGGCGAGGTTCTTTTACAGCCAACCAAGAAGGAATTCGAAGGACTTTATACGTTCGTTACGTTTCCATTGACCAAGACGCTTCGCCAGTCGCCCGCCCAGATTGGCCAGTCAATTGGCTCGTGGTTAGTCGAACATAGCCCCGTGGTGAGCGGGTTCAACGTCGTCCAAGGCTTTCTGAATATCAGTATTGCCAATTCGGCCTGGGTGCAGGTTCTGAACGATATAGCCATGGATTCGCAGTTTGGCTCGCTGCCTCAGAAAGGCCAGTCGGTGATGGTGGAGTTTTCGTCGCCGAACACCAACAAGCCGCTGCACCTTGGGCACCTGCGCAATAATTTTCTGGGTGATTCGGTCAGCCGGATTCTGGCGGCTAACGGCTACGATGTGGTGAAGACTTGCATCGTCAACGACCGGGGCGTTCATATCTGTAAATCCATGCTCGCCTACCAGATGTTCGGAAACGGCGAAACGCCGGAGTCGGCCGGCATGAAAGGCGATCACCTGATCGGTAAATATTACGTACTGTTCGATAAGGCGTATAAAGCCCAGGTTGAGGAAATGGTAGCCGGAGGTACGCCAAAAGAAGATGCTGAAAAGCAGGCTCCGCTCATGCAGGAAGTTCAGCAAATGCTCCGGCTCTGGGAACAGGGCGACCCCGACACGGTTGCGCTCTGGAGCCAGCTCAACAGCTGGGTATACAAAGGATTCGACGAAACGTACCGGAACATCGGCGTTAGTTTCGACAAGACGTACTACGAATCCAATACGTATCTGCTCGGTAAGGAGATCGTTGAAGAAGGGCTTCAGAAAGGCGTTTTTTACCGCAAAGAGGATCAGTCCGTCTGGATTGACCTGACCGAAGAGGGCCTCGACCAGAAACTTGTTCTGCGCTCGGATGGCACCTCGGTTTATATGACCCAGGACCTCGGTACAACCGACCTCAAATTCCAGGATTTTCGTAACGACCGCCAAATCTGGGTTGTCGGCAACGAACAGGATTACCATTTCAACGTTCTGTTTGCGATCCTGCGCCGGCTGGGTCGTCCTTACGCCAGCCAGTTGTTTCACCTGTCCTACGGCATGGTAGACCTGCCCACGGGTAAGATGAAATCCCGTGAAGGAACCGTAGTGGACGCCGACGATCTGATTCAGGAGACGACCGAAGCCGCGTCGACGGCCGCCGACGAAGCAGCCAAAGGCAAACTGGACGAGTTCAGCAGTACGGAAAAAACCGAGCTGTTCCGAATGCTGGGTCTGGGAGCCCTGAAGTATTACCTGCTGAAAGTGGACCCGCAGAAACGGATGCAGTTCAACCCCGCCGAATCTGTCGATCTGCACGGTCACACCGGCCCCTACATTCAGTACGTACACGCCCGGATTCAGTCGGTGCTGCGAAAAGCAGCCGAAACAGGAATTCAGTTTGCTGTGCCGGTTGAAGCCAGCGAACTCGACGAGTTAGAGCAGCAGCTGGTGTTTTTGCTAAGTCAGTATCCGCAGCGGGTAGCCGATGCCGGAGAGCATTACTCCCCGTCGTACATTGCTCAGTATGCCTATGACCTGGCCAAAACGTTCAACCAGTTTTACGACAGGCTGTCAATACTCAAAGAAACCGACCCGGTCAAGTTAAACACTCGTCTGATTCTGTCGAAAGCCGTCGCCGAAACCATTCGGAAAGCCATGGAACTGTTAGGCATACAGGTCCCGGAAAAAATGTAG
- a CDS encoding OsmC family protein encodes MATIHIDYLGELRTDCVHLQSGTHITTDAPTDNQGRGEAFSPTDLVVNALGSCIITTMAIMARREGIELRGSALDVTKIMTSQPPRRIARIEVDLVLRAETLPDDETRARLEKIAHTCPVAISLHPDIEQAVQIRWEVAETV; translated from the coding sequence ATGGCTACAATTCATATTGATTACCTGGGTGAACTACGAACGGACTGCGTCCATCTTCAGTCGGGTACCCATATCACCACCGATGCCCCTACCGATAACCAGGGTCGGGGCGAGGCTTTTTCGCCCACTGATCTGGTTGTCAATGCGCTCGGTAGCTGCATTATCACGACGATGGCTATTATGGCCCGGCGCGAGGGAATAGAGTTGCGGGGCAGCGCATTGGACGTGACGAAAATTATGACCAGCCAGCCACCCCGACGCATAGCGCGCATTGAAGTTGACCTGGTTCTGCGGGCGGAAACGCTACCCGATGACGAAACCCGCGCCCGGCTGGAGAAGATCGCCCATACCTGTCCGGTTGCCATCAGCCTTCATCCCGACATTGAACAGGCGGTGCAGATTCGCTGGGAAGTAGCCGAAACGGTTTAG
- a CDS encoding 2'-5' RNA ligase family protein, whose amino-acid sequence MASGGTNLYFIALLPDQIIQDEVTAFKQEAQARFGSGHALRSPPHITLVPPFRSHLSDFSALQASADEQEPFSVQLRDFERFGNRVIFVNVVPEPALLTCQAQIADFCHQQFGISPDPRPFHPHMTVAFKDLERAVFPNAWAYFSAQAYERMFTADAFTLLMHTGQQWEIKHRFAFR is encoded by the coding sequence ATGGCTTCCGGAGGCACTAATCTTTATTTTATTGCGCTGCTGCCTGACCAGATTATTCAGGACGAAGTAACGGCCTTTAAACAAGAAGCGCAGGCTCGGTTTGGGTCCGGCCATGCGCTCCGATCGCCCCCGCACATTACGCTGGTACCGCCGTTTCGCAGCCATCTGAGCGACTTTTCAGCCTTACAGGCCTCTGCCGATGAGCAGGAGCCTTTTTCGGTTCAACTCCGGGATTTCGAACGGTTCGGCAATCGGGTGATTTTTGTGAATGTGGTACCAGAGCCTGCGTTGCTGACCTGTCAGGCGCAGATTGCTGACTTCTGTCATCAGCAATTTGGTATATCTCCCGATCCGCGTCCTTTTCATCCCCACATGACGGTAGCGTTTAAAGACCTGGAACGGGCCGTATTTCCCAATGCCTGGGCTTATTTTTCGGCGCAGGCTTACGAACGGATGTTTACTGCCGACGCGTTTACCCTGCTTATGCATACCGGACAGCAATGGGAGATTAAACACCGCTTTGCGTTTAGATAA